A window of Vicinamibacteria bacterium genomic DNA:
AGAGAGCAGGATTGCCCAGCACGATCAAGCTGCGAAACGATGCGCATTTCGTGGAGGAGCTCGACTCCCGTCGTTGGGCAACGATCGGAAGAATGATCCCGATCGAGGAAATCGATCCCAACCCCAATCAGCCGCGCCAGCAAATGGGGGATCTTTCGGAGCTGACGGCGTCGATTCGAGAGAAGGGGATTCTCGAGCCCCTGATCGTGCGCGGCTACCAGGGGCATTATCAGATCATCTCGGGAGAGCGACGCTACCAGGCGGCGCTTCAAGCAGGCCTTACGGAGTTGCCCTGCGTCCTCAGGGACGTCGACGACCAGGAAACGATCGAGCTCGCACTCGTTGAGAACATCCAGAGAAAAGACCTCACCCCATTCGAAGAGGCCGAGGCTTTTGGGATGCTCGTGAATCAGCATGGTTATACTCATGAGGCTCTCGCTTCCCGGATCGGAAAATCCCGAACGAGCGTCACCGAATCGCTGAGCCTGAACTCGATGCCCGAAGACATCAAGAATCTTTGTCGGCTCGCCGACATAGCCTCTAAGTCGTTGCTATTGCAGGTAGTTAGGCAAGAAAGCCCTCAAAAAATGGCGGCGCTCGTCGAGAAGATCTCTGCCGGCGCGCTCAACCGCGATCAAGCGCGTCGCAGCGCGCGCAAACCTCAACGAGGTCGGCCGAGGAACTTCGTGTTTCGATATGGCGAGCGTGGCACTCCCTTTCGCCTCCAGATGACGTTTCGAAGAAGCGAGGTCGAGCGAGGCGAAGTGATCGAGGCACTCAGGAATCTTCTGGCCGAGCTCGAAGCGGGCGACGGGCCTCTGTAATTTCCACAGGGGTTCGGTTTTCTAGCAGTTAGCCTGTGGAATTCTTGTTGACATACTGTTGCCAAACTGATAGCGTCCGCGCTGCGTCACTTGGGGTTGTGGCCATAAGTCGTTCATCCCTCGACATCTGGCCCAGCGAACCGAAACAATAGCTCGAGCCGAGCGCCGCTCCGGCAAAAAACCCAGAATGTATCTCGATTTGGGGAAGGAGGCTCCCAATGGCCTATCGAGGTAGATCTCTCAGAACAATGCGCGAGTCCAAACAAATTCAACTACGTCACATAGCCAACGAAACCCGGATTGGCATGGCCTACCTCGAAGATCTGGAGATGGAGCGATTCGATCGGTTCCCCGGCAAGTTCTATTTCAGGAGCTTCTCTAGAGCCTACGCCAGGTCTCTGGGGCTCGATCCCAACGAGGTCTCGACCGATTTGTCCGTGGCCTACGAGGAGTGGTCGGGCGAAAGGACCGCGCCGGCGAACGGCACGGCCGCGCACGCCGACGAGGACGGAATTCTGCACCGCCTCGGTGGGATCATCCGTCGGGTTCAAGAGGTCTAACAGGCTGACAAAAAAGTACAGCCCAGCCTGCCGAGCGGTGGCCATGACTTCTGCCGTTCGACTTCGCCTAGGCTTCGTCGGAACCGCGCCGAAGCCCGAGGGGCGTAGGCGGGCGAGATCGGCGCGAAGCGCCGGAAAGGCCGAGCCGTGGCGGCCGGGCGATCGCGGGTCCCGCCACGGCACTGAGCACTAGAAAGTAAGCCCCGCGCCACAGTCGTCTGCGTGGCGTGTGTTATATTGCCGGTGTGGCCGCGCGCAGCACCCTCCTCATGTT
This region includes:
- a CDS encoding ParB/RepB/Spo0J family partition protein, translating into MPSTIKLRNDAHFVEELDSRRWATIGRMIPIEEIDPNPNQPRQQMGDLSELTASIREKGILEPLIVRGYQGHYQIISGERRYQAALQAGLTELPCVLRDVDDQETIELALVENIQRKDLTPFEEAEAFGMLVNQHGYTHEALASRIGKSRTSVTESLSLNSMPEDIKNLCRLADIASKSLLLQVVRQESPQKMAALVEKISAGALNRDQARRSARKPQRGRPRNFVFRYGERGTPFRLQMTFRRSEVERGEVIEALRNLLAELEAGDGPL
- a CDS encoding helix-turn-helix transcriptional regulator, with translation MRESKQIQLRHIANETRIGMAYLEDLEMERFDRFPGKFYFRSFSRAYARSLGLDPNEVSTDLSVAYEEWSGERTAPANGTAAHADEDGILHRLGGIIRRVQEV